One genomic region from Panthera tigris isolate Pti1 chromosome D1, P.tigris_Pti1_mat1.1, whole genome shotgun sequence encodes:
- the PLEKHB1 gene encoding pleckstrin homology domain-containing family B member 1 isoform X2, with the protein MALVRGGWLWRQSSILRRWKRNWFALWLDGTLGYYRDETAQDEEDRVLIQFNVRSIKIGQECHDVQPPEGRSRDGLLIVNLREGSRLYLCAETKDDAVAWKTALLEANSTPAPTGATVPPRSRRVCPKVRCVTRSWSPCKVERRIWVRVYSPYQDYYEVVTPNAHEATYVRSYYGPPYAGPGVTHVVVREDPCYSAGAPLAMGMLAGAATGAALGSLMWSPCWF; encoded by the exons ATGGCCCTGGTGAGGGGCGGCTGGCTGTGGAGACAGA GCTCCATCCTCCGCCGCTGGAAGCGAAACTGGTTTGCCTTGTGGCTGGATGGGACCCTGGGCTACTACCGTGATGAGACTGCACAGGACGAGGAGGATCGTGTGCTCATCCAGTTCAATGTCCGCAGCATAAAGATCGGCCAAGAGTGCCACG ATGTGCAGCCCCCAGAGGGCCGGAGCCGAGATGGCCTGCTGATTGTGAACCTCCGGGAGGGCTCCCGCCTGTATCTGTGCGCAGAGACCAAGGACGATGCCGT AGCGTGGAAGACGGCGTTACTGGAGGCGAATTCTACCCCG GCCCCAACCGGAGCCACCGTCCCTCCCAGGAGCCGCCGGGTTTGCCCCAAGGTCAGGTGTGTGACCCGCTCGTGGAGCCCCTGTAAGGTTGAGAGGCGGATCTGG GTGCGTGTCTACAGCCCGTACCAGGACTACTATGAGGTGGTAACTCCCAATGCTCATGAAGCCACATACGTACGCAGCTACTACGGACCGCCCTATGCAG GCCCCGGCGTGACGCACGTAGTAGTGCGGGAGGATCCCTGCTACAGCGCGGGCGCTCCGCTGGCCATGGGCATGCTCGCGGGGGCCGCCACAGGTGCCGCGCTCGGCTCGCTCATGTGGTCTCCCTGTTGGTTCTGA
- the PLEKHB1 gene encoding pleckstrin homology domain-containing family B member 1 isoform X1 has protein sequence MSPAAPVPPDSTLESPFEEMALVRGGWLWRQSSILRRWKRNWFALWLDGTLGYYRDETAQDEEDRVLIQFNVRSIKIGQECHDVQPPEGRSRDGLLIVNLREGSRLYLCAETKDDAVAWKTALLEANSTPAPTGATVPPRSRRVCPKVRCVTRSWSPCKVERRIWVRVYSPYQDYYEVVTPNAHEATYVRSYYGPPYAGPGVTHVVVREDPCYSAGAPLAMGMLAGAATGAALGSLMWSPCWF, from the exons ATGAGTCCTGCAGCCCCG GTTCCACCTGACTCCACCCTGGAAAGTCCTTTTGAAGAAATGGCCCTGGTGAGGGGCGGCTGGCTGTGGAGACAGA GCTCCATCCTCCGCCGCTGGAAGCGAAACTGGTTTGCCTTGTGGCTGGATGGGACCCTGGGCTACTACCGTGATGAGACTGCACAGGACGAGGAGGATCGTGTGCTCATCCAGTTCAATGTCCGCAGCATAAAGATCGGCCAAGAGTGCCACG ATGTGCAGCCCCCAGAGGGCCGGAGCCGAGATGGCCTGCTGATTGTGAACCTCCGGGAGGGCTCCCGCCTGTATCTGTGCGCAGAGACCAAGGACGATGCCGT AGCGTGGAAGACGGCGTTACTGGAGGCGAATTCTACCCCG GCCCCAACCGGAGCCACCGTCCCTCCCAGGAGCCGCCGGGTTTGCCCCAAGGTCAGGTGTGTGACCCGCTCGTGGAGCCCCTGTAAGGTTGAGAGGCGGATCTGG GTGCGTGTCTACAGCCCGTACCAGGACTACTATGAGGTGGTAACTCCCAATGCTCATGAAGCCACATACGTACGCAGCTACTACGGACCGCCCTATGCAG GCCCCGGCGTGACGCACGTAGTAGTGCGGGAGGATCCCTGCTACAGCGCGGGCGCTCCGCTGGCCATGGGCATGCTCGCGGGGGCCGCCACAGGTGCCGCGCTCGGCTCGCTCATGTGGTCTCCCTGTTGGTTCTGA
- the PLEKHB1 gene encoding pleckstrin homology domain-containing family B member 1 isoform X3 — protein sequence MSPAAPVPPDSTLESPFEEMALVRGGWLWRQSSILRRWKRNWFALWLDGTLGYYRDETAQDEEDRVLIQFNVRSIKIGQECHDVQPPEGRSRDGLLIVNLREGSRLYLCAETKDDAVAWKTALLEANSTPVRVYSPYQDYYEVVTPNAHEATYVRSYYGPPYAGPGVTHVVVREDPCYSAGAPLAMGMLAGAATGAALGSLMWSPCWF from the exons ATGAGTCCTGCAGCCCCG GTTCCACCTGACTCCACCCTGGAAAGTCCTTTTGAAGAAATGGCCCTGGTGAGGGGCGGCTGGCTGTGGAGACAGA GCTCCATCCTCCGCCGCTGGAAGCGAAACTGGTTTGCCTTGTGGCTGGATGGGACCCTGGGCTACTACCGTGATGAGACTGCACAGGACGAGGAGGATCGTGTGCTCATCCAGTTCAATGTCCGCAGCATAAAGATCGGCCAAGAGTGCCACG ATGTGCAGCCCCCAGAGGGCCGGAGCCGAGATGGCCTGCTGATTGTGAACCTCCGGGAGGGCTCCCGCCTGTATCTGTGCGCAGAGACCAAGGACGATGCCGT AGCGTGGAAGACGGCGTTACTGGAGGCGAATTCTACCCCG GTGCGTGTCTACAGCCCGTACCAGGACTACTATGAGGTGGTAACTCCCAATGCTCATGAAGCCACATACGTACGCAGCTACTACGGACCGCCCTATGCAG GCCCCGGCGTGACGCACGTAGTAGTGCGGGAGGATCCCTGCTACAGCGCGGGCGCTCCGCTGGCCATGGGCATGCTCGCGGGGGCCGCCACAGGTGCCGCGCTCGGCTCGCTCATGTGGTCTCCCTGTTGGTTCTGA